In Pseudomonas rhizosphaerae, one DNA window encodes the following:
- a CDS encoding trypsin-like peptidase domain-containing protein, whose amino-acid sequence MNRSICLTLGLLLSGCNGIPTPFVSDAAYKDAFMVTSSLPAPLLYQASAVQWNEDYAVSAKHTPYLSDVAHRGRGDVVFIKRKAPSAPHWRQASVGESVTAVGYSPLLMPVKGSGHVKEGKLMLKNLNDGVLYSIHDGPSAMGMSGGPVYADDGSVVGMTVAFVPTRYTESMTNTDLADAKRVSVFMSYKEIEKEWRRFQGDVKVPAPVAGYVIR is encoded by the coding sequence ATGAATCGATCTATCTGCCTGACGCTCGGTCTGCTTCTTTCCGGCTGTAATGGCATCCCAACTCCCTTTGTCAGCGATGCCGCCTACAAAGACGCTTTCATGGTCACCTCAAGCCTTCCCGCCCCTCTCCTGTATCAGGCCTCGGCCGTGCAATGGAACGAGGACTACGCAGTTTCCGCCAAGCACACACCTTACCTCAGTGACGTTGCGCACCGGGGTCGTGGCGATGTGGTCTTCATCAAGCGCAAGGCCCCTTCGGCACCGCACTGGCGCCAGGCCTCGGTCGGCGAGAGCGTCACTGCCGTCGGTTACAGCCCGTTGCTGATGCCCGTCAAAGGCAGCGGTCACGTGAAGGAGGGCAAGCTGATGCTCAAGAACCTGAACGATGGCGTGCTCTATTCCATCCATGATGGTCCGAGTGCCATGGGCATGTCGGGCGGTCCGGTGTATGCCGATGATGGCTCCGTGGTTGGCATGACGGTGGCCTTCGTGCCCACGCGCTATACCGAGTCCATGACCAACACCGATCTGGCCGATGCCAAACGCGTGAGCGTGTTCATGAGCTACAAGGAAATCGAGAAGGAATGGCGTCGCTTTCAGGGTGACGTCAAGGTACCGGCCCCGGTTGCAGGCTACGTGATACGTTGA
- a CDS encoding LysR family transcriptional regulator: MTPDLLDSQHSDEIAAFLAVASQGSFVAAGRLLQRHPTVISKRLAAMEKRLGVRLMERSTRQVRITDVGAKLEQRLRSALSQIVEAEQQATSGVAQVRGVLRLALPAAMGRLWVAPLLPDFLSAHPGVSIIADYSEHVVDIIEQGYDLALRIGELEDSRLIANKLCDHRRLLCASPAYIEQFGMPLTPGDLVRHNCLRFSGLASFPEWRLHHAQRQESVTTQGTLTSNDSETLLSAALAGTGILGAGEWLMSRQLASGELVQVLPDWRLDSEGGVYLIRPSSKFPAATVLAFKAWIESRFASGPPWGLLHP, from the coding sequence ATGACCCCGGACCTGCTCGACAGTCAGCACAGCGACGAGATCGCCGCCTTCCTGGCCGTCGCCAGCCAGGGCTCGTTCGTGGCTGCCGGGCGCTTGCTTCAGCGTCATCCCACGGTGATTTCCAAACGCCTGGCCGCCATGGAAAAGCGGCTGGGTGTGCGGCTCATGGAGCGCTCGACACGCCAGGTGCGCATCACCGACGTCGGCGCGAAGCTGGAGCAGCGCTTGCGCTCGGCGCTGTCCCAGATCGTCGAAGCCGAGCAGCAGGCCACGTCCGGCGTGGCGCAGGTGCGCGGCGTCCTGCGCCTGGCGCTGCCGGCGGCCATGGGACGCCTGTGGGTGGCGCCGCTGCTGCCTGATTTTCTAAGCGCGCACCCTGGCGTGTCGATCATTGCCGACTACAGCGAACACGTCGTCGACATCATCGAGCAAGGGTATGACCTGGCCTTGCGCATCGGTGAGCTGGAAGACAGCCGATTGATCGCCAACAAGCTCTGCGACCATCGCCGCCTACTCTGCGCGTCTCCCGCCTACATTGAACAGTTTGGCATGCCGCTGACACCGGGCGATCTGGTACGGCACAACTGCCTGCGCTTCAGCGGGCTGGCTTCGTTTCCGGAGTGGCGGCTGCACCATGCACAGCGCCAGGAGAGCGTGACGACCCAGGGCACCCTGACCTCCAACGACAGCGAAACCCTGCTCAGCGCTGCATTGGCGGGCACGGGCATTCTCGGCGCTGGCGAATGGTTGATGAGCCGTCAGCTGGCGTCGGGCGAACTGGTTCAGGTACTGCCCGACTGGCGGCTCGACTCGGAGGGCGGGGTCTATTTGATACGGCCTTCCTCGAAATTCCCGGCGGCCACGGTCCTCGCATTCAAGGCGTGGATCGAATCCAGATTCGCCAGTGGGCCGCCTTGGGGGTTGCTACATCCGTAG